The following coding sequences are from one Geodermatophilus normandii window:
- a CDS encoding YggS family pyridoxal phosphate-dependent enzyme, translated as MTSPADRLQAVRDRIATAARTAGRDPSSVTLLAVSKTWPAGAVRELAALGQAAFGENRAQELTAKAAELADLPLEWHFVGQLQRNKAAAVARTGAVVHSLDRLPLARALARVGEETGHPVGVFLQVDLGGAAGELAERGGAAPEDVPALADAVADLPGLTLRGLMAVAPRGEEPGPAFARLADLAARVRADHPGAAELSAGMSGDLEEAIAAGATLVRVGTALFGSRPLTSARVTPVTGVPPGSPEEVV; from the coding sequence ATGACCTCCCCGGCCGACCGCCTGCAGGCCGTCCGCGACCGCATCGCCACCGCGGCCCGGACCGCCGGGCGCGACCCGTCGTCGGTGACGCTGCTCGCCGTCAGCAAGACCTGGCCGGCCGGGGCGGTCCGCGAGCTCGCCGCGCTCGGCCAGGCGGCGTTCGGCGAGAACCGCGCCCAGGAGCTCACCGCCAAGGCCGCCGAGCTCGCCGACCTGCCGCTCGAGTGGCACTTCGTCGGTCAGCTGCAGCGCAACAAGGCCGCCGCCGTCGCCCGCACCGGCGCCGTCGTGCACTCCCTCGACCGGCTCCCGCTGGCCCGCGCCCTGGCCCGGGTGGGGGAGGAGACCGGCCACCCGGTCGGGGTCTTCCTGCAGGTCGACCTCGGCGGCGCGGCCGGCGAGCTGGCCGAGCGCGGCGGCGCCGCGCCGGAGGACGTCCCCGCCCTCGCCGACGCCGTCGCGGACCTGCCCGGCCTGACGCTGCGCGGCCTCATGGCGGTCGCGCCGCGCGGCGAGGAGCCCGGGCCCGCCTTCGCCCGCCTGGCGGACCTCGCCGCGCGCGTCCGGGCCGACCACCCCGGCGCCGCGGAGCTGTCGGCGGGGATGAGCGGGGACCTCGAGGAGGCGATCGCGGCGGGCGCCACGCTCGTGCGTGTCGGTACCGCGCTCTTCGGCTCCCGGCCCCTAACCTCGGCGCGAGTCACACCAGTCACAGGGGTCCCACCCGGATCCCCGGAGGAGGT